A genomic window from Ideonella sp. WA131b includes:
- a CDS encoding Cache 3/Cache 2 fusion domain-containing protein, giving the protein MHTFARLALAATVVMAGAAHANDPKATIADLDARLAKIGAPKIDGTEVVAGKTVPAIFFGERKINNNYDVVDAVRKAHNATATVFVKDGDEFVRVSTNVLTPEGKRGVGTQLARNAAYAAVAAGKQYCGPIDVLGTAFDACYNPIKDASGKIIGVSYIGHKK; this is encoded by the coding sequence ATGCACACCTTCGCCCGCCTCGCCCTCGCCGCCACCGTCGTGATGGCCGGTGCCGCCCACGCCAACGACCCCAAGGCCACGATCGCCGACCTCGACGCCCGACTGGCCAAGATCGGCGCGCCCAAGATCGACGGCACCGAGGTTGTGGCCGGCAAGACCGTGCCCGCCATCTTCTTCGGCGAGCGCAAGATCAACAACAACTACGACGTCGTCGACGCCGTGCGCAAGGCCCACAACGCCACCGCCACCGTGTTCGTGAAGGACGGCGACGAGTTCGTGCGCGTCTCGACCAACGTGCTCACGCCCGAGGGCAAGCGCGGTGTCGGCACGCAGCTGGCCCGCAATGCCGCCTATGCCGCCGTGGCCGCCGGCAAGCAGTACTGCGGCCCGATCGACGTGCTCGGCACGGCCTTCGACGCTTGCTACAACCCCATCAAGGACGCCAGCGGCAAGATCATCGGCGTCAGCTACATCGGCCACAAGAAGTGA
- a CDS encoding MBL fold metallo-hydrolase yields MFTTLFDDGHHRCLMVSDLSDHAGAGQAVQANQFLVVDGETGAVIDPGGNLAYNELQLLIGRHLAPQRLCALIASHADPDIIASLDRWMTSTTAPVYISTVWERFIPHFCKPGKTEGRIKGIPDAGLRIAVGRSELVALPAHFLHAEGNFQFWDATSGILFSGDLGVSIGVDPRGVVTDLAPHLPAMRGFHRRYMASGRILKLWAQMVRTLPIRMIVPQHGAPLAGQAVPDFIAWVETLEFGVDLMTQQDYRVPA; encoded by the coding sequence ATGTTCACGACGCTCTTCGACGATGGCCACCACCGCTGCCTGATGGTGAGCGACCTGAGCGACCACGCCGGCGCCGGCCAGGCCGTGCAGGCCAACCAGTTCCTCGTCGTCGACGGCGAGACCGGCGCCGTCATCGACCCCGGCGGCAACCTCGCCTACAACGAGCTGCAGCTGCTGATCGGCCGCCACCTGGCGCCACAGCGCCTGTGCGCACTGATCGCCTCGCATGCCGACCCCGACATCATCGCCAGCCTCGACCGCTGGATGACGAGCACCACCGCGCCGGTCTACATCTCCACCGTGTGGGAGCGCTTCATCCCGCACTTCTGCAAGCCCGGCAAGACCGAGGGCCGCATCAAGGGCATCCCGGACGCCGGCCTGCGCATCGCCGTGGGCCGCAGCGAGCTGGTGGCGCTGCCGGCGCACTTTCTGCACGCCGAGGGCAACTTCCAGTTCTGGGACGCCACCTCGGGCATCCTGTTCTCGGGCGACCTGGGCGTCTCGATCGGCGTCGACCCTCGCGGGGTGGTCACGGATCTGGCACCGCACCTGCCTGCGATGCGCGGTTTCCACCGCCGCTACATGGCCAGCGGCCGCATCCTCAAGCTCTGGGCGCAGATGGTGCGCACACTGCCGATCCGCATGATCGTGCCGCAGCACGGCGCACCCCTGGCGGGGCAGGCCGTGCCGGACTTCATCGCCTGGGTCGAGACGCTGGAATTCGGCGTCGACCTGATGACTCAGCAGGACTACCGCGTGCCGGCCTGA
- a CDS encoding cellobiose phosphorylase has product MGRGGQQTDAADISDGAASMAVEEALHPLGVFGTYVFDRARESVEVSDAAFKRGASVMAGLVAASLLIGAALATFITRALMRQLGGEPRVAAEVARAVAAGDLSGRIVVRPGDGTSLMASLDAMQRSLSDAVRKVRDGSEQVATASIEIAQGNSDLSSRTEQQASSLQQTAATMEELGTTVRHNADSARQADQLAKGAAQVASQGGSVVGEVVATMQGIQASSRKISEIIAVIDGIAFQTNILALNAAVEAARAGEQGRGFAVVASEVRSLAQRSAEAARQIKGLIGDSVSRVEQGTALVDRAGQTMQEIVAAIGRVSDIVSEISSASAEQSSGVSQVSQAVTQMDQTTQQNAALVEESAAAAESLRQQAQQLVQAVAVFRVAAA; this is encoded by the coding sequence ATGGGCCGCGGCGGGCAGCAGACGGATGCCGCCGACATCTCCGACGGCGCCGCATCGATGGCCGTCGAGGAAGCGCTGCACCCGTTGGGCGTTTTCGGCACGTACGTGTTCGACCGCGCCCGCGAGTCCGTCGAGGTGTCCGACGCGGCGTTCAAGCGGGGTGCCTCGGTGATGGCGGGCCTGGTGGCTGCATCGCTGCTGATCGGCGCGGCGCTCGCGACCTTCATCACGCGGGCGCTGATGCGCCAGCTGGGTGGCGAGCCGCGTGTGGCCGCCGAGGTGGCGCGGGCAGTGGCGGCCGGCGATCTGTCCGGCCGCATCGTCGTGCGCCCCGGCGACGGCACCAGCCTGATGGCCAGCCTCGACGCGATGCAGCGTTCGCTGTCGGACGCCGTGCGCAAGGTGCGCGACGGCTCGGAGCAGGTGGCCACGGCCAGCATCGAGATCGCCCAGGGCAACAGCGACCTGAGCTCGCGCACCGAGCAGCAGGCCAGCAGCCTGCAGCAGACGGCAGCGACGATGGAGGAGCTCGGCACCACCGTGCGCCACAACGCCGACAGCGCGCGCCAGGCCGACCAGCTGGCCAAGGGTGCGGCGCAGGTGGCGTCGCAGGGCGGCAGCGTGGTTGGCGAGGTGGTGGCCACGATGCAGGGCATCCAGGCCTCCAGCCGCAAGATCAGCGAGATCATCGCCGTCATCGACGGCATCGCGTTCCAGACCAACATCCTGGCGCTGAACGCCGCGGTGGAAGCCGCGCGAGCCGGCGAGCAGGGCCGTGGGTTCGCGGTGGTGGCCAGCGAAGTGCGCAGCCTGGCGCAGCGCAGCGCCGAGGCCGCACGCCAGATCAAGGGCCTCATCGGCGACAGCGTCTCTCGCGTCGAGCAGGGCACGGCGCTGGTGGACCGGGCCGGCCAGACGATGCAGGAGATCGTGGCCGCCATCGGCCGCGTGAGCGACATCGTCTCCGAGATCAGCTCGGCCAGCGCCGAGCAGAGCTCGGGCGTCAGCCAGGTCAGTCAGGCCGTGACGCAGATGGACCAGACGACGCAGCAGAACGCCGCGCTCGTGGAAGAGAGCGCCGCCGCGGCAGAGAGCCTGCGCCAGCAGGCGCAGCAACTGGTGCAGGCGGTGGCGGTGTTCCGCGTCGCGGCAGCCTGA